The following proteins are encoded in a genomic region of Sorangiineae bacterium MSr12523:
- the dnaA gene encoding chromosomal replication initiator protein DnaA: protein METNPTEKQLWDEAVAFTRDKSPGSFDQWFCGVQFDGLTDGVLCLRARNEFVRDWVDQFFMPTLTDHIRSRTGWSIQVAWTVGGELDRPAINPPPERSVREDASRITGPNWPSANEEAPWSERRVARPAPVQAVAPPLEGLNPKYTFSNFVIGPSNQLAHAAAIGAAGGGGPRHNPLFLCGGTGLGKTHLVHAVAHRVRAERPSTRIVYVSAEKFLNEFLQALQEQRMNEFRARFRDRCDLLLVDDIQFLASKTQTQEEFFHVFNTLHQADKQIIVTSDKYPQQLERMEERLISRFTWGLVADIQVPELETRVAIVRKKAQIEGIEIADDVLLYIAQVVRSNVRELEGTLIRLAAKASLTSRIIDLDFARAEIALSSNARANEASVEDVQRVVCHHFKLKSGDLLSKDRHKSVAFARHVAMYLCRERLKCSLPELGRAFGNRDHTTVMSAVRKVKALRGADPEVRAHLEALERKLGTAD, encoded by the coding sequence ATGGAGACGAATCCGACCGAGAAGCAACTTTGGGACGAGGCTGTCGCCTTCACGCGCGACAAGTCGCCCGGAAGCTTCGATCAGTGGTTCTGCGGAGTTCAGTTCGATGGTCTGACGGACGGGGTTCTTTGTCTTCGGGCTCGCAACGAATTCGTGCGCGACTGGGTCGATCAGTTCTTCATGCCGACGCTGACCGATCACATTCGCAGTCGCACTGGGTGGAGCATTCAGGTGGCCTGGACCGTGGGGGGAGAATTGGACCGACCTGCTATCAATCCGCCTCCGGAGCGGAGCGTTCGTGAAGATGCGAGCCGCATCACCGGACCGAACTGGCCGTCGGCGAACGAAGAAGCTCCGTGGAGCGAGCGCCGCGTGGCACGGCCGGCTCCTGTCCAAGCCGTCGCACCGCCGCTCGAAGGTCTGAACCCGAAGTACACGTTCTCCAACTTCGTCATCGGCCCGTCCAACCAGCTCGCGCACGCCGCGGCCATCGGTGCGGCGGGTGGTGGTGGACCGCGCCACAATCCGCTCTTTTTGTGCGGTGGCACCGGGCTCGGGAAGACGCACTTGGTGCACGCGGTAGCCCATCGGGTCCGCGCCGAGCGCCCGTCCACGCGCATCGTGTACGTGTCGGCGGAGAAGTTCCTGAACGAGTTCCTGCAGGCCTTGCAGGAGCAGCGCATGAACGAGTTCCGCGCGCGCTTCCGCGACCGGTGCGATCTGCTCCTGGTCGACGACATCCAGTTCCTCGCCTCGAAGACGCAGACGCAGGAAGAGTTCTTCCACGTCTTCAACACGCTCCACCAAGCGGACAAGCAGATCATCGTCACGAGCGACAAGTACCCGCAGCAACTCGAGCGCATGGAGGAGCGCCTCATCTCGCGCTTCACGTGGGGCCTCGTGGCCGACATCCAGGTGCCCGAGCTCGAGACGCGCGTGGCCATCGTGCGCAAGAAGGCGCAGATCGAAGGCATCGAAATCGCCGACGACGTGCTCCTCTACATCGCGCAAGTCGTCCGGAGCAACGTGCGCGAGCTCGAGGGCACGCTCATCCGCCTCGCGGCGAAAGCCTCGCTCACCTCGCGCATCATCGATCTGGACTTCGCGCGCGCCGAGATAGCGCTTTCCTCGAACGCCCGCGCCAACGAGGCCAGCGTCGAGGACGTGCAGCGCGTCGTCTGCCACCACTTCAAACTGAAGAGCGGCGATCTGCTCTCGAAGGATCGCCACAAGAGCGTGGCCTTCGCCCGCCACGTGGCCATGTACTTGTGCCGCGAGCGCCTCAAGTGCAGCCTCCCCGAACTGGGCCGCGCCTTCGGCAACCGCGATCACACCACGGTCATGAGCGCCGTGCGCAAGGTCAAAGCCCTCCGCGGCGCCGACCCCGAGGTCCGCGCCCACCTCGAAGCCCTCGAGCGCAAACTCGGCACCGCCGATTGA
- a CDS encoding ABC transporter permease, translated as MIVNLHAIKAIYRFEMARTGRTLMQSIASPVLSTSLYFVVFGSAIGSRVGDIGGVSYAAFIIPGLVMLSLLSESISNASFGIYMPKWSGTIYEVLSAPISYLEVVIGYVGAAASKSVILGSLILLTARLFVDYEIAHPVWMIFFLLLTAATFSLFGFIIGIWADGFEKLQIVPLMIVTPLTFLGGSFYSIHMLPPIWQKLTLFNPVVYLISGFRWSFYGISDVSVEVSILMPLVFMAACIVVVRWIFKTGYKLKN; from the coding sequence GTGATCGTGAATCTCCACGCCATCAAGGCGATCTACCGCTTCGAGATGGCCCGCACCGGGCGCACGTTGATGCAGAGCATCGCCTCGCCCGTGCTCTCGACATCGCTGTACTTCGTGGTGTTCGGCAGCGCCATCGGCTCACGCGTGGGGGACATCGGCGGCGTGAGCTACGCGGCGTTCATCATTCCGGGCCTGGTCATGCTGTCGCTCTTGAGCGAGAGCATCTCCAACGCGTCGTTCGGGATCTACATGCCGAAGTGGTCCGGCACGATCTACGAGGTGCTCTCCGCGCCCATTTCGTACCTCGAGGTGGTCATCGGCTACGTGGGCGCGGCGGCCTCCAAGTCGGTCATTTTGGGCTCGTTGATCTTGCTCACCGCGCGGCTTTTCGTGGACTACGAGATCGCGCACCCGGTGTGGATGATCTTTTTCCTCTTGCTCACGGCAGCCACCTTCAGCCTTTTCGGCTTCATCATCGGCATCTGGGCCGACGGCTTCGAGAAGCTGCAAATCGTTCCGCTGATGATCGTGACGCCGCTGACCTTTCTCGGAGGCAGCTTCTACTCGATCCACATGCTGCCGCCGATCTGGCAGAAGCTCACCTTGTTCAACCCGGTGGTCTACCTGATCAGCGGCTTTCGCTGGAGCTTCTACGGCATCTCCGACGTGAGCGTCGAGGTGAGCATCCTCATGCCCCTCGTCTTCATGGCCGCCTGTATCGTCGTCGTCCGCTGGATCTTCAAAACGGGCTACAAGCTGAAAAACTAA
- a CDS encoding ABC transporter ATP-binding protein: MQSIISIQGLTKTYASGFHALKKVDLEIRRGEILALLGPNGAGKTTLINIVCGIVNPTSGTVRADGHDIVRDYRAARTKIGLVPQELTTDAFESVMATVRFSRGLFGKPPDAALLEKLLRDLSLWDKRDSKIMTLSGGMKRRVMIAKALSHEPQILFLDEPTAGVDVELRRDMWAMVRGLRESGVTIILTTHYIEEAEEMADRIGVINKGEIILVEDKAVLMEKLGRKQLKLHLKSPLEAIPSELSGYPLELSADKCELVYTFDTRGDETGIAQLLRKLGEHGIDFKGLESSQSSLEEIFVSLVKGARP, translated from the coding sequence GTGCAATCGATCATCTCCATCCAGGGCCTCACCAAGACATACGCGTCCGGCTTCCATGCGCTGAAAAAGGTCGACCTCGAGATTCGCCGCGGGGAAATTCTGGCGCTCTTGGGACCGAATGGCGCGGGCAAGACCACGCTGATCAACATCGTCTGCGGCATCGTCAACCCGACGTCGGGCACCGTGCGCGCCGATGGGCACGACATCGTGCGGGACTACCGCGCGGCGCGCACGAAGATCGGGCTGGTCCCCCAGGAGCTGACCACCGACGCCTTCGAGAGCGTGATGGCCACGGTGCGATTCAGCCGCGGCCTGTTCGGCAAGCCACCGGACGCGGCGCTGCTCGAGAAGCTGCTGCGCGATCTGTCGCTCTGGGACAAGCGCGATTCGAAGATCATGACGCTGTCCGGCGGCATGAAGCGGCGCGTGATGATCGCGAAGGCGCTCTCCCACGAGCCACAGATCCTGTTCCTCGACGAGCCCACCGCGGGCGTCGACGTCGAGCTGCGCCGCGACATGTGGGCGATGGTTCGCGGGCTGCGCGAAAGCGGGGTGACCATCATCCTGACGACGCACTACATCGAAGAGGCCGAGGAGATGGCCGACCGCATCGGCGTGATCAACAAAGGCGAAATCATTTTGGTCGAGGACAAGGCCGTGCTCATGGAGAAGCTCGGCCGAAAGCAGTTGAAGCTGCACCTCAAAAGCCCGCTGGAGGCCATTCCCAGCGAGCTTTCCGGCTACCCGCTGGAGCTCTCCGCCGACAAGTGTGAGCTCGTCTACACCTTCGACACGCGCGGCGACGAGACGGGCATCGCGCAGTTGCTGCGCAAGCTGGGCGAGCACGGGATCGACTTCAAGGGTCTCGAGTCCTCGCAGAGCTCCCTGGAGGAGATTTTCGTCAGCCTCGTGAAAGGAGCGCGGCCGTGA
- a CDS encoding glutathione S-transferase family protein translates to MKLYEFPYAPNPRRVRIFLAEKGIDVPRVHVNLMEKEHLSAAYTKINSLQKVPALELDDGTIITESIAICRYLEELHPTPALFGSTAVERAQVEMWNRRMELQIFNTISTCVFHSDPFFKDSIRQVPAMAEAAKLDNPEKWAWLDGELADGRPFVAGKAFSVADITGMVACGAADAFKIPIPDLPHVRRWIDRLRERPSFNA, encoded by the coding sequence ATGAAGCTCTACGAATTCCCCTACGCCCCCAACCCGCGGCGCGTGCGTATCTTCCTGGCGGAAAAGGGCATCGATGTGCCGCGTGTGCACGTGAACCTCATGGAGAAAGAGCACCTGAGCGCGGCCTACACCAAGATCAACTCGCTCCAGAAGGTCCCGGCGCTCGAACTCGACGATGGCACGATCATCACCGAAAGCATCGCCATCTGCCGCTACCTCGAGGAGCTCCACCCCACGCCCGCGCTGTTCGGCAGCACGGCGGTCGAACGGGCCCAGGTCGAGATGTGGAACCGCCGCATGGAGCTTCAAATCTTCAACACCATCAGCACGTGTGTGTTCCACTCCGATCCGTTCTTCAAGGACAGCATCCGCCAAGTTCCCGCCATGGCGGAGGCGGCAAAGCTGGACAACCCCGAGAAATGGGCATGGCTCGACGGCGAGCTCGCGGACGGGCGCCCCTTCGTTGCGGGCAAGGCTTTTTCCGTTGCCGACATCACGGGCATGGTGGCCTGTGGGGCGGCGGACGCGTTCAAGATCCCCATCCCGGACCTGCCCCACGTTCGCCGCTGGATTGACCGGCTCCGCGAGCGCCCTAGCTTCAATGCCTAA
- the cysS gene encoding cysteine--tRNA ligase translates to MTIRLYNTLTQKLETFEPLEPKRARVYVCGMTTYDLAHAGHGRTYTTFDVLVRFLKARGYEVTHVRNVTDVDDKILKRAQERNVEPTAFSAEMSKLANADLEAIGCVPPDEEPRVSGHIPEIIALIEALIEKGAAYVATTPKGKDVYFAVRSFPDYGKLSHRHLEDLLAGASERVELGDIKRDPLDFALWKGEPEDAWGWPSPWGKGRPGWHIECSAMAQRYLGAHFDIHCGGMDLIFPHHENEIAQAEAVWGAPFARYWLHAGFLNVDSEKMSKSLGNFVTIRDVLERNDPEAFRYYLLGTHYRGPLSFDVEKKDDGRVIFPGIDEGERRVDYLYNTRDALQAALASAPAEEAAAGSRFKNEAKVIDEAPEKVLAALDKDLNTTVALAEVGELCKVSNELVKQLAKLKKDPAAQAQAYGLVRKALAALESACAPLGLLRTTGAEYEQRTLTRRLRLRGLSAPDIDAKVALRTEARLAKDWKRADEIRTELAALGVEILDAGDTSRWRILV, encoded by the coding sequence ATGACGATACGGCTTTACAACACCCTGACGCAGAAGCTCGAGACTTTCGAACCGCTGGAGCCCAAAAGGGCGCGCGTCTACGTCTGCGGGATGACCACGTACGACCTGGCCCACGCCGGCCACGGGCGCACCTACACGACGTTCGACGTCTTGGTGCGTTTTCTGAAAGCGCGCGGTTACGAGGTGACCCACGTGCGCAACGTCACGGACGTGGACGACAAGATTCTCAAACGCGCGCAGGAGCGCAACGTGGAGCCGACGGCCTTCTCCGCGGAGATGTCGAAGCTGGCCAATGCCGATCTGGAGGCCATCGGATGCGTGCCGCCCGATGAAGAGCCGCGCGTCTCGGGGCACATCCCGGAGATCATTGCGCTCATCGAAGCGCTCATCGAGAAGGGCGCGGCCTATGTCGCGACGACGCCGAAGGGCAAGGATGTGTACTTCGCCGTTCGAAGCTTTCCGGACTACGGCAAGCTCTCGCACCGCCACCTCGAGGATTTGCTCGCCGGTGCGAGCGAGCGCGTCGAGCTGGGAGACATCAAGCGCGATCCCTTGGACTTTGCGCTCTGGAAGGGCGAGCCCGAGGACGCGTGGGGCTGGCCCAGCCCGTGGGGCAAAGGTCGCCCCGGCTGGCACATCGAGTGCTCGGCCATGGCCCAGCGTTACTTGGGTGCGCACTTCGACATCCACTGCGGCGGGATGGATCTGATCTTCCCGCACCACGAGAACGAGATCGCGCAAGCGGAGGCCGTGTGGGGCGCGCCCTTCGCACGCTACTGGCTGCACGCGGGCTTTCTCAACGTGGACAGCGAGAAGATGAGCAAGTCGCTCGGCAACTTCGTCACCATTCGTGACGTCCTCGAGCGAAACGATCCCGAAGCCTTCCGCTATTATTTGCTCGGCACGCACTACCGCGGGCCGCTGTCGTTCGACGTCGAGAAGAAGGACGACGGCCGGGTCATCTTCCCGGGCATCGACGAAGGCGAACGCCGCGTGGATTATTTGTACAATACACGGGATGCACTGCAAGCCGCGTTGGCGTCGGCGCCCGCAGAAGAGGCCGCGGCGGGGTCGCGCTTCAAGAACGAGGCGAAGGTCATCGACGAGGCGCCCGAGAAGGTGCTCGCGGCGCTCGACAAAGACTTGAACACGACGGTGGCCCTCGCCGAGGTGGGAGAGCTCTGCAAGGTGAGCAACGAGCTGGTGAAGCAGCTCGCCAAGCTGAAAAAAGATCCGGCGGCGCAGGCGCAAGCCTATGGGCTCGTGCGAAAGGCGCTGGCCGCGCTGGAATCCGCGTGCGCGCCGCTCGGCCTTCTGCGGACGACGGGCGCCGAGTACGAACAGCGCACCTTGACCCGCCGGCTGCGCCTTCGCGGCCTCTCGGCCCCCGACATCGACGCGAAGGTGGCCCTGCGCACCGAGGCGCGCCTGGCCAAGGACTGGAAGCGCGCGGACGAAATCCGCACGGAGCTCGCCGCACTGGGCGTCGAAATCCTCGACGCCGGCGACACGAGCCGCTGGCGCATCCTCGTCTAA
- a CDS encoding ABC transporter permease yields the protein MSGGSGTELSPPSQSGPGGGPPSTSRVSLPSIAPPPPQPSFFAHHQERVLHLIEHLGEVSLLIVRMFRALLRRPLEWKATLHQMESLGVRSMGIVTVTSIFIGMVMTIQFAFGLRRFGGLEYIPRVIVLSFARELAPTLTAVIVGGRIGSGMAAEVGAMNVTEQVDAIRALGADPAKKLVLPRTVAAVIVMPLLSIFAFSLGTLGAILICYSQFDISPSFFMQSSLESVQMGDFLSGLFKTPIFGFIIAIVGCHFGLRTRGGTEGVGLSTTRTVVVVSISILIADFFLTKIFIGIMGS from the coding sequence ATGAGCGGGGGCAGCGGGACGGAGCTCTCGCCGCCGTCCCAATCGGGACCGGGTGGAGGCCCGCCGAGCACCTCACGGGTCTCGCTTCCGTCCATCGCGCCGCCCCCGCCGCAGCCCTCGTTTTTCGCGCACCACCAAGAGCGCGTTCTTCACCTGATCGAGCACCTCGGTGAGGTGTCGCTGCTCATCGTGCGCATGTTCCGCGCTCTCTTGCGGCGCCCGCTCGAGTGGAAAGCCACGCTCCATCAGATGGAATCGCTGGGCGTGCGCTCGATGGGCATCGTCACCGTGACCAGCATCTTCATCGGCATGGTCATGACCATCCAGTTTGCCTTCGGCCTGCGCCGCTTCGGTGGATTGGAGTACATCCCGCGCGTCATCGTGCTCTCGTTCGCGCGCGAGCTCGCGCCCACGCTCACCGCGGTCATCGTGGGCGGGCGCATCGGCAGCGGTATGGCCGCCGAGGTGGGCGCCATGAACGTCACCGAGCAGGTGGATGCCATCCGCGCCCTCGGGGCCGATCCCGCGAAGAAACTCGTGCTTCCGCGCACCGTGGCGGCGGTGATCGTCATGCCGCTGCTCAGCATCTTCGCCTTCTCGCTGGGCACGTTGGGCGCCATCCTCATCTGCTACTCGCAGTTCGACATCAGCCCCTCGTTCTTCATGCAGTCGTCGCTCGAGTCGGTGCAGATGGGCGACTTCCTCAGCGGATTGTTCAAGACGCCGATCTTCGGCTTCATCATCGCCATCGTGGGCTGCCACTTCGGTCTGCGCACGCGCGGCGGCACCGAGGGCGTCGGTCTCAGCACCACGCGAACCGTGGTCGTCGTCTCGATTTCCATCCTCATTGCCGACTTTTTTCTCACCAAGATTTTCATCGGCATCATGGGCTCGTGA
- a CDS encoding DUF2203 domain-containing protein → MRGPHHMKNGEREREREVFTIEAANALLPTLSALVTRQFGRRTEIEDRLKSLSALVGEVPSDLTPQDTDAEHVREVKRDLVQRINEYQEGWRDVEALGAVVKDPRIGLLDFFGEVDGRAVWLCWKYGEPEVGHYHALDEGFAGRRAIRTSLRQRMLN, encoded by the coding sequence ATGCGAGGGCCGCACCACATGAAGAATGGCGAGCGCGAACGCGAACGAGAGGTATTCACGATCGAGGCGGCCAACGCGCTCCTGCCTACGCTCAGCGCGCTGGTGACGCGCCAATTCGGCCGTCGCACCGAAATCGAGGACCGGCTCAAGTCGCTGAGCGCCCTGGTGGGCGAGGTGCCGAGCGATCTCACGCCGCAAGACACCGACGCCGAACACGTGCGCGAAGTGAAGCGCGACCTCGTGCAGCGCATCAACGAATACCAAGAGGGCTGGCGTGACGTGGAAGCGCTCGGCGCCGTGGTGAAGGATCCGCGCATCGGCCTTCTCGACTTCTTCGGCGAGGTGGACGGTCGCGCAGTTTGGCTTTGCTGGAAATATGGGGAGCCCGAGGTGGGTCATTACCACGCGCTCGACGAGGGCTTTGCCGGTCGCCGTGCCATCCGCACGAGCCTTCGCCAGCGCATGCTCAACTAG
- a CDS encoding GTP cyclohydrolase I — protein sequence MADLKAAAAAIDAFLRALGRDAAREPELVGTPDRVAEMFARDLCEGYDTDPAALLAGEALAAETSSRGGDVVVVRDLAVATTCPHHLMPATGLATVAFAPRERLVGIGALGRALDALSRRLTLQEEIGEKMARAIFDGLSPAWAGCRLVMTHTCMTARGHRRHGARVETVSILPVSERPVAYHVLLSPNPGSP from the coding sequence ATGGCTGATCTCAAAGCGGCTGCGGCCGCCATCGATGCCTTTCTCCGTGCCCTCGGGCGCGATGCTGCGCGCGAGCCCGAGCTGGTCGGTACACCGGATCGCGTGGCCGAAATGTTCGCGCGCGATCTCTGCGAGGGCTACGACACCGATCCGGCCGCGCTCTTGGCGGGCGAAGCGCTCGCTGCGGAGACGAGCTCGCGCGGCGGGGACGTGGTGGTCGTTCGCGACCTGGCGGTGGCCACCACCTGCCCGCACCACTTGATGCCCGCCACGGGCCTGGCCACGGTGGCCTTCGCGCCGCGCGAGCGCCTGGTCGGAATTGGGGCCTTGGGGCGAGCGCTGGATGCCCTTTCCCGAAGGCTGACCCTGCAGGAAGAGATTGGCGAAAAGATGGCTCGAGCGATCTTCGACGGGCTTTCCCCCGCCTGGGCCGGCTGTCGCCTGGTGATGACGCACACATGCATGACCGCACGTGGGCATCGCCGCCACGGAGCTCGAGTGGAAACGGTGAGCATCCTGCCCGTCAGCGAGCGCCCGGTGGCGTATCATGTGCTCCTGTCGCCGAACCCGGGGTCGCCATGA
- a CDS encoding LON peptidase substrate-binding domain-containing protein, which produces MSQTHDKKLLAALEELPLFPLPKVVLFPRALLPLHVFEPRYQTMLRDCLETHRAMAVVLMAGAASQARPGAEPHATDIHGHPPISTVASVGTVVEHQPLEDGRSNILLSGIARVRLEELPFVPPYRRARATILEEHGEEVSSTDRTALVGQATAFAAEVKKADPMFHFRLPPDAQIGTIADLCAHHLVVDASARQAILEELDIAARVQRVIRELALQQRLLGTPHGGVTN; this is translated from the coding sequence ATGAGTCAGACGCACGACAAGAAGCTGCTCGCCGCGCTCGAGGAGTTGCCGCTCTTTCCATTGCCCAAAGTGGTGCTGTTCCCGCGCGCCCTTCTGCCGCTTCACGTCTTCGAGCCGCGCTACCAGACGATGCTGCGCGATTGCTTGGAGACGCATCGGGCGATGGCGGTCGTGCTCATGGCAGGAGCGGCCTCGCAAGCTCGGCCTGGGGCCGAGCCCCACGCGACGGACATCCACGGCCACCCGCCGATTTCCACGGTGGCGAGCGTGGGAACGGTGGTGGAGCACCAGCCGCTGGAAGACGGCCGCTCGAACATCTTGCTGAGCGGCATCGCCCGCGTGCGCCTCGAGGAGCTGCCTTTCGTTCCGCCGTATCGCCGCGCGCGCGCGACCATTTTGGAGGAGCACGGCGAGGAGGTGTCCTCCACGGATCGCACGGCGCTGGTGGGGCAGGCCACGGCCTTTGCCGCCGAGGTGAAGAAGGCCGATCCCATGTTTCATTTCCGCCTGCCGCCGGATGCGCAAATCGGCACCATCGCCGATTTGTGCGCGCACCACTTGGTGGTGGACGCGTCAGCGCGGCAAGCCATCCTCGAGGAACTCGACATCGCGGCGCGCGTCCAGCGCGTCATTCGCGAGCTCGCCCTTCAGCAGCGCCTGCTCGGCACGCCCCATGGAGGTGTCACGAATTGA
- a CDS encoding Rieske 2Fe-2S domain-containing protein: MIVARIPRTQIAEGELLRVPYPPYDVLVTLIDGKPYAVEDACNHSGASLAEGWLEGKDRIVCPMHGYVFCMKTGALLAPRGVCDAQRTYRAEIEGEEIVVHDDFAVSIIGLNR; this comes from the coding sequence TTGATCGTCGCGCGCATCCCGCGCACGCAGATCGCGGAGGGGGAGCTTCTTCGCGTGCCGTACCCACCTTATGACGTTCTCGTCACGCTGATCGACGGCAAGCCCTACGCCGTGGAGGACGCGTGCAACCATTCGGGCGCGAGCCTCGCCGAGGGTTGGCTCGAGGGCAAGGACCGCATCGTGTGCCCGATGCACGGATACGTCTTCTGCATGAAAACCGGCGCACTCCTCGCCCCCCGCGGTGTCTGCGACGCCCAGCGCACCTACCGCGCCGAAATCGAGGGCGAAGAGATCGTCGTGCACGACGACTTCGCGGTGAGCATCATCGGTTTGAACCGCTAG
- the pdxH gene encoding pyridoxamine 5'-phosphate oxidase has product MSKLPSIESLRADYTQATLDEADVLPDPILQFETWLAAAVSAALLEPHAMSLATVDANGHPSARIVLLRRVDHDGFVFFTNYASAKGNDIANNPHVALLFFWKELERQVRIRGTAAKITREESEAYFHSRPRGSQLGALASPQSQVVASREWLDARYEELRARYEGQEVPLPETWGGYRVVPSTIEFWQGRSSRMHDRLVYEREDAAEGTWRRVRLAP; this is encoded by the coding sequence TTGTCCAAACTTCCGTCCATTGAATCGCTTCGCGCCGACTACACGCAGGCAACGCTCGACGAGGCCGACGTCCTTCCGGATCCGATCCTCCAATTCGAGACGTGGCTAGCTGCTGCCGTGTCCGCCGCACTCCTCGAACCCCACGCGATGAGCCTGGCGACGGTGGATGCCAACGGACACCCTTCGGCCCGCATCGTATTGCTCCGCAGGGTCGACCACGACGGGTTCGTTTTCTTCACGAACTACGCGAGTGCGAAGGGCAACGACATCGCGAACAACCCGCACGTGGCGCTTCTGTTCTTCTGGAAGGAGCTCGAGCGGCAGGTGCGCATCCGCGGGACGGCTGCCAAGATCACGCGCGAGGAATCGGAGGCGTACTTCCACTCCCGTCCGCGCGGGAGCCAGCTCGGCGCGCTCGCCTCGCCGCAGAGCCAAGTGGTCGCTTCGCGCGAGTGGCTCGATGCGCGCTACGAAGAGCTGCGCGCGCGGTACGAGGGCCAGGAGGTGCCGCTGCCCGAGACGTGGGGCGGCTATCGGGTGGTGCCGTCGACCATCGAGTTCTGGCAGGGCCGGTCGAGTCGCATGCACGATCGACTCGTCTACGAGCGTGAGGATGCGGCGGAGGGCACATGGCGTCGCGTGCGCCTCGCGCCCTAG
- a CDS encoding aspartate-semialdehyde dehydrogenase, whose translation MVRTLEQRRFPVKKLVLLASKRSAGQTTTFNGKTVTIEELTPASFAGVDIALFSAGGSVSKEYAPIAAAAGATVIDNSSAWRMDPDVPLVVPEVNMEHAANRPKGIIANPNCSTIQMVVALKPLHDAARIKHIVVSTYQATSGKGHAAVTELEEQSRAQLAGKDYPAKVFPSPIAFNVVCDWKAGEMDYSEEEWKMVHETRKILGDQSILVSPTTVRVPVVNGHSEAVYVSFHRPLHAAEAKELLRTAEGVELTEGPYAPGKHPQPIDAAGKDAVYVGRVRDDIGVPGTIHLFVVADNLRKGAALNAVQIAERL comes from the coding sequence ATGGTGCGCACACTGGAGCAGCGTCGTTTTCCGGTGAAGAAGCTCGTCCTGCTCGCGAGCAAGCGCAGCGCCGGCCAAACGACCACGTTCAACGGCAAGACGGTGACCATCGAAGAGCTCACGCCCGCGTCATTTGCCGGCGTCGACATCGCCCTCTTCAGCGCCGGCGGCAGCGTCTCCAAGGAGTACGCCCCCATTGCGGCCGCCGCCGGGGCCACGGTCATCGACAACTCGAGCGCATGGCGCATGGACCCGGACGTCCCGCTGGTGGTGCCCGAGGTGAACATGGAGCACGCGGCCAACCGCCCCAAGGGCATCATCGCCAACCCGAATTGCTCCACCATTCAAATGGTGGTCGCGCTCAAGCCGCTCCACGACGCCGCCCGCATCAAGCACATCGTCGTCTCGACGTACCAGGCTACCTCCGGAAAGGGCCACGCCGCCGTGACGGAGCTGGAGGAGCAGTCCCGGGCCCAGCTCGCGGGCAAGGACTACCCGGCCAAGGTCTTCCCGTCCCCCATCGCCTTCAATGTGGTGTGCGACTGGAAGGCGGGCGAGATGGATTACAGCGAAGAAGAGTGGAAGATGGTCCACGAGACGCGAAAGATCCTGGGCGACCAGAGCATCCTCGTCTCTCCGACCACCGTGCGCGTGCCCGTCGTGAACGGCCACTCCGAGGCGGTCTACGTCTCGTTCCACCGCCCGCTCCACGCGGCCGAGGCGAAGGAGCTGCTGCGCACGGCCGAGGGCGTCGAGCTGACCGAGGGGCCCTACGCTCCGGGCAAGCACCCGCAGCCCATCGACGCCGCGGGCAAAGATGCCGTCTACGTCGGCCGCGTCCGCGACGACATTGGCGTGCCGGGCACCATCCATCTCTTCGTCGTCGCCGACAACCTCCGCAAGGGAGCCGCATTGAACGCGGTCCAGATCGCGGAGCGGCTGTAG